In a single window of the Helicobacter felis ATCC 49179 genome:
- a CDS encoding lytic transglycosylase domain-containing protein, with translation MRLLCLLGLVCALGAQEINLAFLKSKPPGIARDFYIWLFLKDPKTTTQDAKAVYPLVRYNNTAIQEAMRAKKALPLGPTDLCTHLPLKELALRDASCIALGLKITRIFEAAKHHSKRALLETMRAKLTKEHAKLSTSIGILLSHDLPKALFSTTASTLAFIYKALPYEQRLQLLDHHINPKLLEKSLNQNNSTLNQIIQRIIYDSRFLHFKKSLARANIVNSDDKTFFALGLNAVMHKKYEKALDYFKRAAYQASSVFLRDKALFWQYLVSQDKATLETLSQSPDPNLFSLYARLSLKKKLDYRLVTSLPISHKTPPFDITDPFAWQIFRDKTLALKNKDKLRQRLESLKTPATLPHLAYFLSRSHSNQYYFLTPYENIISWSSLQERSLAYAIARQESLLLPALISRSYALGLMQIMPFNVDHFAQQMGVGPTKLTDMFNPKIALPFGNHYLNFLKQEFKHPLFIAYCYNAGPGFFRRLLYERHFFRRGHLEPWLSMERIPYEETRLYGQKVMANYILYQWILGSKTQPFDIDSFFNATLQTRR, from the coding sequence GTGCGTCTTTTATGTTTATTGGGTTTGGTGTGTGCTCTAGGAGCACAAGAGATCAATTTGGCTTTTCTTAAAAGTAAGCCCCCGGGCATCGCGCGGGATTTTTATATCTGGCTTTTTCTCAAAGACCCTAAAACCACCACTCAAGATGCTAAAGCTGTTTACCCGCTCGTGCGGTACAATAACACGGCGATTCAAGAGGCCATGCGCGCTAAAAAAGCGCTCCCTCTAGGCCCAACTGATCTCTGCACACACCTTCCCTTAAAAGAACTCGCCCTTAGGGACGCTTCTTGTATTGCCCTAGGTCTCAAGATAACTAGAATCTTTGAAGCGGCCAAACATCATTCTAAGCGAGCCCTCTTAGAAACCATGCGCGCCAAACTCACCAAAGAACATGCCAAACTTAGCACTTCTATAGGGATTTTACTCAGCCATGACCTCCCCAAAGCACTCTTTAGCACCACGGCCTCAACCTTAGCCTTCATTTACAAAGCCCTCCCCTATGAACAACGCCTCCAACTTCTAGATCACCATATCAATCCAAAACTCTTAGAAAAATCCCTCAATCAAAATAATTCCACTCTCAATCAAATCATCCAACGCATCATTTATGATAGCCGTTTTTTGCACTTCAAGAAGTCTTTGGCACGGGCCAACATTGTCAATAGCGATGATAAAACTTTTTTTGCGCTCGGACTAAACGCCGTGATGCATAAAAAATACGAAAAAGCCCTTGATTATTTTAAACGCGCTGCCTATCAGGCTTCTAGTGTTTTTCTCAGAGACAAAGCCCTTTTTTGGCAATACTTGGTCAGTCAGGATAAAGCTACTCTTGAAACCCTAAGCCAAAGCCCTGATCCCAATCTTTTTAGTCTGTATGCACGGCTTAGTCTTAAGAAAAAACTAGACTATAGACTGGTTACTTCCTTGCCCATTTCTCACAAAACCCCCCCTTTTGACATTACAGATCCCTTCGCTTGGCAAATTTTTAGGGATAAAACCCTCGCGCTCAAAAACAAAGACAAACTGCGCCAAAGATTAGAGAGTCTTAAAACCCCAGCAACTCTCCCACATCTAGCTTATTTTCTCAGCCGTTCACATAGCAATCAATATTATTTTTTAACCCCTTATGAAAATATCATTTCATGGAGCTCTTTACAAGAAAGATCGTTGGCTTATGCTATCGCGCGCCAAGAAAGCTTGTTATTACCCGCACTCATTTCGCGCTCTTATGCTTTGGGGTTAATGCAGATCATGCCTTTCAATGTGGATCATTTTGCCCAACAAATGGGAGTAGGACCTACTAAATTGACAGACATGTTTAACCCAAAAATTGCCCTTCCTTTTGGCAATCACTACCTTAATTTTCTCAAACAGGAATTTAAACACCCTCTTTTTATCGCCTATTGTTACAACGCTGGTCCCGGATTCTTTAGGCGTCTTTTGTATGAACGACATTTTTTTAGGCGCGGACACCTTGAACCTTGGTTGAGCATGGAGCGCATTCCCTATGAAGAAACCCGTCTTTATGGGCAAAAAGTTATGGCGAATTACATTCTTTACCAGTGGATTTTAGGTTCTAAGACTCAGCCTTTTGATATTGATAGTTTTTTTAATGCCACATTGCAAACAAGGAGATAA
- the galU gene encoding UTP--glucose-1-phosphate uridylyltransferase GalU, translated as MIKKCLFPAAGYGTRFLPATKAMPKEMLPIVNKPLIQYGVEEAIEAGCQAMAIVTGRGKRAIEDHFDISYELEHQISGTNKEQYLESIRAIMQTCSFSYTRQNEMKGLGHAIYTAQTLIGNEPFCVVLADDLCLNQGPGVLKQMVELYGKYQCCIVAIEEVPMEEVHKYGVIKGQEIANGVYQVIDMVEKPKPEQAPSNLAIIGRYILTPDIFSVLKHTKPGKNQEIQITDALLEQAQHKQVLAYKFQGKRYDCGSMDGFIQATNDFYQLMRD; from the coding sequence ATGATTAAAAAATGCCTCTTCCCTGCGGCAGGTTATGGAACGCGCTTCCTGCCGGCCACAAAAGCGATGCCAAAGGAGATGTTGCCCATTGTCAATAAACCCTTAATTCAATATGGTGTTGAGGAGGCGATAGAGGCAGGGTGTCAAGCCATGGCTATTGTTACAGGAAGGGGCAAGCGCGCCATTGAGGATCATTTTGATATTAGTTATGAGCTAGAACATCAAATTAGCGGCACAAATAAAGAACAATACCTTGAGAGTATCCGCGCCATTATGCAAACCTGCAGTTTTTCCTATACCCGTCAAAATGAAATGAAGGGTTTAGGGCATGCCATCTACACCGCTCAAACTCTCATTGGCAATGAACCTTTCTGTGTAGTTTTGGCTGACGATCTTTGCCTTAATCAAGGCCCGGGCGTGCTTAAACAGATGGTGGAGCTCTATGGCAAGTATCAATGTTGCATTGTGGCTATCGAGGAAGTGCCCATGGAGGAAGTGCACAAATATGGTGTGATCAAGGGGCAAGAAATTGCCAATGGAGTTTATCAAGTCATCGATATGGTGGAAAAACCCAAGCCAGAGCAAGCCCCTAGTAATTTGGCCATCATTGGGCGTTATATCCTCACACCTGATATTTTTAGCGTGCTCAAACACACCAAACCGGGGAAAAATCAAGAGATTCAAATCACAGACGCGCTCTTAGAACAGGCCCAGCATAAACAAGTTTTGGCTTATAAATTTCAAGGTAAACGCTATGATTGTGGCAGTATGGATGGATTCATACAAGCCACCAACGATTTTTATCAACTTATGAGGGATTGA
- the murA gene encoding UDP-N-acetylglucosamine 1-carboxyvinyltransferase, translated as MDYLEIKGQQSLKGQIPISGAKNAALPILACTLLGHAAHISNLPAVADVQAMATLLTHLGVQLEWQNPHEIHLDASQITHMDAPYEIVRKMRASILVLGPLLARLGRCKVSLPGGCAIGARPVDLHLKALEKMGAQIHIDQGYIVAKAKKGLKGCDLVFDKISVTGTENILMAASLARGESRIINAAREPEVVQLCEFLQAAGVEIDGVGSAELNIRGTDGETLNFKPLNIIPDRIECGTYLCAAAITNSPLTCIHANAHHLEMVLAKLSEIGFYVTFEEMDSLGHAISLKPASKRTSFEINTAEYPGFPTDLQAQFMALATQCEGESLIEERLFENRFMHVCELQRMGAHIALKGALARIKGESALVGADVMATDLRASSALVLAALVAKGKTRIHRIYHLDRGYENLEGKMHALGAKIKRLKS; from the coding sequence ATGGATTATTTAGAGATTAAGGGTCAGCAGAGTTTAAAGGGACAGATCCCCATCTCAGGAGCTAAAAACGCTGCCTTGCCCATTTTGGCTTGCACGCTTTTAGGGCATGCGGCACACATCTCTAATCTGCCCGCTGTCGCTGATGTGCAGGCTATGGCTACTCTTTTAACACATTTGGGCGTGCAACTTGAGTGGCAAAACCCTCATGAAATTCATTTAGACGCGAGCCAAATCACCCACATGGACGCGCCCTATGAGATTGTGCGTAAAATGCGCGCCTCTATCTTGGTATTAGGGCCTCTTTTGGCGCGCTTAGGGCGTTGCAAAGTGAGTTTGCCCGGAGGTTGTGCCATTGGCGCGCGCCCTGTGGATTTACACCTCAAAGCCCTAGAAAAGATGGGGGCACAAATACACATCGATCAAGGCTATATCGTGGCCAAAGCTAAAAAAGGACTTAAGGGTTGCGATCTTGTTTTTGACAAGATCAGTGTTACAGGCACGGAAAATATCTTGATGGCAGCAAGCTTGGCTCGTGGAGAGAGCAGAATCATCAATGCGGCTAGAGAACCCGAAGTGGTGCAACTCTGCGAGTTTTTGCAAGCAGCGGGGGTGGAGATAGATGGGGTTGGAAGTGCCGAACTCAATATCAGAGGAACGGATGGAGAAACCCTAAATTTCAAACCTCTTAACATCATTCCTGATCGCATTGAATGCGGGACTTATTTATGCGCGGCTGCGATCACAAATTCCCCCTTAACTTGTATCCATGCCAACGCCCATCACTTAGAAATGGTGTTAGCAAAGTTAAGTGAAATTGGCTTTTATGTAACTTTTGAAGAGATGGATTCTCTAGGGCATGCGATCTCTTTAAAACCCGCCTCTAAACGGACCTCTTTTGAGATCAATACAGCGGAATATCCGGGATTTCCCACGGATTTGCAAGCCCAATTTATGGCTTTGGCCACACAATGTGAGGGGGAAAGCCTGATTGAAGAACGCCTTTTTGAAAACCGCTTTATGCATGTCTGTGAATTGCAACGCATGGGGGCGCATATTGCGCTCAAAGGCGCGCTAGCGCGCATTAAAGGAGAGAGCGCGCTCGTGGGGGCAGATGTGATGGCTACTGATTTAAGAGCCTCTTCAGCCTTAGTCTTGGCAGCCCTAGTGGCTAAGGGTAAAACCCGTATCCACCGCATTTACCATCTTGATCGCGGTTATGAAAACTTGGAGGGTAAAATGCATGCCTTAGGGGCTAAAATCAAACGCCTAAAATCCTAA
- a CDS encoding MFS transporter: METLKDTRKRSIIAAASGNLVEWFDFYIYAFSATYFAHDFSESSNPIIQQIQVFGIFAAGFFMRPLGSWLFGSLADKIGRKASMIASVIVMALGSFMIAALPSKELVGDFAILLLLIARLIQGLSVGGEYGIVATYLAELSAKGRRGFYGSFQYVTLIGGQFLAVASLSVLLSIFSVAEVSAFAWRFLFVLGGLLALGSLLARKFMEESSSNLEAHEQRGTLKALRPHWRACVLVAGITAGGSLGFYTITTYAKTFLENAGMSKVGVNNLFLIALAILMLIQPFFGYLSDKIGYKRSITLYTLLALIGIYPLFQAMAFYTSHPGLVFILVLCLFVILSFYTSISGIVKAQLFPQHVRALGTGLSFAIANAIFGGSTPYVALKFKSAHIENGFFIYVAVIMGLALVCALCLPKDKDLGF; this comes from the coding sequence ATGGAAACGCTAAAAGACACACGCAAACGCTCCATCATCGCAGCGGCTAGTGGGAACTTAGTCGAATGGTTTGATTTTTATATCTACGCTTTTAGCGCGACTTATTTTGCGCACGACTTCAGCGAGTCCTCCAATCCCATTATCCAGCAAATCCAAGTTTTTGGGATTTTTGCGGCGGGCTTTTTTATGCGTCCTTTGGGCTCTTGGCTCTTTGGATCGCTAGCTGATAAAATTGGGCGTAAAGCTTCGATGATCGCTTCTGTCATTGTCATGGCCTTAGGCTCTTTTATGATTGCTGCACTGCCTAGCAAAGAGTTAGTAGGAGATTTTGCGATCCTTTTGCTCTTGATAGCGCGCTTGATTCAGGGTTTGAGTGTGGGGGGAGAATATGGCATTGTAGCGACTTATTTAGCCGAATTATCTGCAAAGGGCAGGCGTGGGTTTTATGGCTCTTTCCAGTATGTAACTCTCATTGGCGGGCAGTTTTTAGCAGTGGCAAGCCTTAGTGTTTTGTTGAGTATTTTTAGCGTAGCGGAGGTGAGTGCTTTTGCGTGGCGTTTTCTTTTTGTTTTAGGGGGTTTGTTGGCTCTAGGATCGCTGTTAGCGCGTAAATTCATGGAGGAGAGTTCTAGTAATTTAGAAGCGCATGAGCAACGGGGCACACTCAAAGCATTGCGACCCCACTGGCGTGCCTGCGTGCTAGTAGCAGGCATCACAGCTGGAGGTTCTCTAGGCTTTTACACCATCACCACTTACGCTAAAACTTTTTTAGAAAATGCGGGGATGTCCAAGGTAGGGGTGAACAATCTCTTCTTGATTGCCCTAGCGATCTTGATGCTGATCCAACCCTTTTTTGGCTATTTGAGCGATAAAATCGGCTATAAGCGATCTATCACTCTTTACACTCTCTTAGCACTCATAGGGATTTATCCCTTATTCCAAGCGATGGCATTTTATACGAGTCATCCGGGGCTTGTCTTTATTTTAGTTTTATGCCTGTTTGTGATTTTGAGTTTTTACACTTCCATCTCTGGGATTGTTAAAGCCCAACTTTTCCCCCAACATGTGCGCGCGCTGGGCACAGGTCTTAGCTTTGCAATCGCTAATGCCATTTTCGGAGGTAGCACGCCCTATGTCGCCTTGAAGTTCAAAAGCGCACATATTGAGAATGGGTTTTTTATCTATGTGGCTGTGATCATGGGGCTTGCGCTCGTGTGCGCCCTGTGTTTGCCTAAAGATAAAGATTTAGGATTTTAG
- the lpxD gene encoding UDP-3-O-(3-hydroxymyristoyl)glucosamine N-acyltransferase — MTLSTLLKHYQLDIHLPSNFKDFEVAGIAPLEDATPNHLSYVDQKSYLKKLKDTKAGAIFIRAEHAGKIPAHSLALTTPNPHLAFARVSETFKTDMFVRPISPTPPKLGEGVVLMPGVVLGEGVEVGQGSVLMANVVVGDGVKIGAHCKIYPNVTIYQNTQIGNHVYIHANSVIGSDGFGYAHTPEGTHVKIEHTGIVRIDDHVEIGANTTIDRAVFGVTHIQEGVKVDNLVQVGHNCVLGAHSIIVAQVGLSGSTTMGRNVVLGGQVGTGGHMHIGEFTQIGGKGAVGKDLPPHTNYAGAIPAMEIHEWHHFLATLRRYAKKQKPSLIAKGLSKVWKR; from the coding sequence ATGACTTTAAGCACGTTGTTAAAACACTACCAACTGGATATCCATTTGCCTTCTAATTTTAAGGATTTTGAAGTGGCCGGGATTGCCCCCCTAGAGGACGCTACACCCAACCACTTGAGTTATGTGGATCAAAAGTCTTATTTAAAAAAGCTCAAAGACACAAAGGCGGGCGCGATTTTCATCCGCGCCGAGCATGCGGGTAAAATCCCTGCCCATTCTTTAGCTCTCACCACTCCCAACCCTCATCTAGCCTTTGCGCGGGTTTCAGAGACTTTTAAAACCGATATGTTTGTGCGCCCTATTAGTCCTACCCCTCCTAAATTAGGCGAGGGTGTGGTGCTCATGCCCGGGGTGGTTTTGGGCGAGGGGGTAGAAGTGGGGCAGGGGAGCGTGCTCATGGCAAATGTTGTGGTGGGCGATGGAGTGAAAATTGGGGCGCATTGTAAGATTTACCCCAATGTTACTATCTATCAAAATACCCAAATAGGCAACCATGTCTACATCCACGCCAATAGTGTCATTGGAAGCGATGGCTTTGGTTATGCCCACACGCCAGAGGGCACGCATGTCAAGATCGAGCATACGGGTATTGTGCGCATCGATGACCATGTGGAAATTGGCGCGAACACGACAATTGATCGCGCGGTTTTTGGGGTTACACATATCCAAGAGGGGGTTAAAGTGGATAATTTGGTGCAGGTGGGGCATAATTGCGTGCTGGGCGCGCATTCCATCATTGTCGCGCAAGTGGGGCTCTCAGGTTCTACGACAATGGGGCGCAATGTGGTTTTAGGCGGGCAAGTGGGCACGGGGGGACACATGCATATTGGAGAATTTACCCAAATTGGGGGCAAGGGCGCAGTGGGCAAGGACTTACCCCCTCATACCAATTATGCCGGGGCGATCCCAGCGATGGAAATCCACGAATGGCATCATTTCTTAGCCACCCTACGCCGTTATGCTAAAAAGCAAAAGCCTAGTTTGATCGCTAAAGGATTGTCCAAAGTATGGAAACGCTAA
- a CDS encoding triose-phosphate isomerase — translation MKYVLANLKSYTLDLRDYLETLENLLKPTTAPYVSVFPPLLELGAINTPYKHFHLGAQNAYPALEGAFTGEVTLHTLQKRQIKSILIGHSERRLLLNESPALCQEKFNFFAKHGFQIVFCIGESLEQRQQGEDALLQHLLAQLQGVDLEYPKLLIAYEPIWAIGTGVSATPKDIAQTLESLRAKLKPNPLIVYGGSVQCENVEEILDLNAVDGVLVGKASLEAHNLARMVEISATKEFA, via the coding sequence ATGAAATATGTTTTAGCCAATCTTAAGTCTTATACTTTAGACCTAAGAGACTATTTAGAGACCTTAGAAAATCTGCTCAAACCCACCACAGCCCCCTATGTGAGTGTTTTCCCCCCCCTCTTAGAATTGGGCGCGATCAACACCCCCTATAAACATTTCCACTTGGGCGCACAAAACGCTTACCCCGCCCTAGAGGGTGCATTCACCGGGGAGGTTACCCTACACACTTTGCAAAAAAGGCAGATTAAGAGCATCCTGATTGGGCATAGTGAGAGGCGTTTACTCTTGAACGAAAGTCCTGCACTCTGTCAAGAGAAGTTTAACTTTTTTGCAAAACATGGTTTTCAAATCGTCTTTTGCATTGGGGAGAGCTTGGAGCAACGCCAACAAGGAGAAGACGCGCTTTTACAACATCTCTTAGCTCAGCTTCAAGGCGTGGATTTAGAATACCCTAAACTTTTGATCGCCTATGAGCCCATTTGGGCGATCGGCACAGGCGTGAGCGCTACCCCTAAGGACATTGCCCAGACCCTAGAGAGTTTGCGCGCCAAGCTCAAGCCTAATCCCCTGATTGTCTATGGGGGCAGTGTGCAGTGTGAAAATGTCGAGGAAATTTTGGATTTAAACGCGGTAGATGGAGTTTTGGTTGGTAAGGCGAGCCTAGAGGCGCACAATTTAGCTAGAATGGTAGAAATTTCTGCCACAAAGGAGTTTGCATGA
- a CDS encoding fumarate reductase cytochrome b subunit gives MQQEEIIEGYYGVTTERKKSGVYAKLDFWQSATGLILALFMIAHMFFVSSILISDRAMYAVTKFFEGSLFIKAGEPAIVSAVAAGVILILVAHAFLALRKFPINYRQYKIFKTHKHLMKHGDTSLWFVQVGTGFAMFFLASVHLFVMLTAPHSIGPHASSYRFVSQHFWLLYIFLLFAVELHGSIGLYRLAIKWGWFKNLGIEGLRKAKWSMSVFFIVLGLLTYAAYVKKGLSQKGQGVMSMQQAVQLDEQLHKEGKE, from the coding sequence ATGCAGCAAGAGGAAATCATAGAGGGCTACTATGGGGTTACCACGGAGCGTAAGAAAAGTGGGGTTTACGCAAAGTTGGATTTTTGGCAAAGCGCGACAGGGCTGATCTTAGCCTTGTTTATGATTGCCCACATGTTTTTTGTGAGCAGTATTTTAATTAGCGATCGCGCCATGTATGCGGTTACAAAGTTTTTTGAGGGCAGTTTGTTTATCAAAGCAGGCGAGCCGGCCATTGTGAGCGCGGTGGCTGCAGGGGTGATTCTCATTTTAGTCGCCCATGCTTTCTTGGCTTTGAGGAAGTTTCCTATCAATTACCGCCAATACAAGATTTTTAAAACCCATAAACATCTGATGAAACATGGGGACACCTCTTTGTGGTTTGTGCAGGTAGGCACAGGCTTTGCGATGTTTTTCTTGGCAAGTGTGCATCTCTTTGTAATGCTCACAGCACCCCATAGCATTGGCCCACACGCCTCCTCTTATCGCTTTGTGAGTCAGCATTTTTGGTTGCTCTATATTTTCTTGCTCTTTGCCGTGGAATTGCATGGCTCTATTGGGCTGTATCGTTTGGCGATCAAATGGGGTTGGTTTAAAAACCTGGGTATTGAGGGCTTGCGCAAGGCCAAATGGAGCATGAGTGTGTTTTTTATTGTCTTGGGCTTGCTCACTTATGCTGCTTATGTCAAAAAAGGACTTAGCCAAAAAGGTCAGGGTGTTATGAGCATGCAACAAGCAGTTCAGCTAGATGAACAATTGCACAAGGAAGGAAAAGAATGA
- a CDS encoding fumarate reductase flavoprotein subunit codes for MNIIYCDALVVGGGLAGLRASIACKQRGLHTIVLSLVPVRRSHSAAAQGGMQASLGNAKMSEGDNEDLHFLDTVKGSDWGCDQQVARMFVTTAPKAIRELASWGVPWTRIKKGDRPAVINGEHVTITEREDRHGYIQSRDFGGTKKWRTCFTADATGHTMLYAVANEALRYNVDIQDRKEILTLIHHEGVCYGAVVRDLITGELSAYVSKGTLLATGGYGRVYKHTTNAVICDGVGIACALETGVAKLGNMEAVQFHPTALVPSGILMTEGCRGDGGVLRDKDGYRFMPDYEPEKKELASRDVVSRRILEHIKSGKGVPSPYGEHVWLDISILGRAHVEKNLRDVQDIAKTFAGIDPADEGSKGWVPIKPMQHYSMGGLRTNYKGESYLKGLFCAGEAACWDLHGFNRLGGNSVSEAVVAGMIIGDYFAQHCAQANIEISTQIAQNFIKKTEDHLQGLLHNEGKEDVYVIRERMREIMDEKVGVFRDGAGLEEAVHELEELYKRSLHIHVKNKKTHNNPELEDAYRTQKMLKLALCISKGALDRTESRGAHTRMDFPKRDDAQWLKRTLASWSNPEQTLPTLEYEDLDIMAMEISPDFRGYGAKGNFIPHPLKEQRDAQIAKITEEIKARGGDRYDLQEALMPFDLQPKYKARNIRLGDKQ; via the coding sequence ATGAACATTATCTATTGTGATGCGTTGGTAGTGGGTGGTGGATTGGCGGGTTTGCGCGCCAGCATTGCGTGCAAACAGCGGGGGTTGCACACTATTGTGCTTTCTCTAGTGCCTGTAAGGCGTTCCCACTCCGCTGCCGCGCAAGGAGGCATGCAGGCGAGTTTGGGGAATGCCAAAATGAGCGAGGGGGATAATGAGGATTTACACTTCCTAGATACAGTCAAGGGGAGCGACTGGGGTTGCGATCAACAAGTGGCGCGCATGTTTGTTACCACTGCGCCTAAAGCCATTAGAGAGTTGGCTAGCTGGGGTGTGCCTTGGACACGCATTAAAAAGGGCGATCGTCCTGCTGTGATCAATGGCGAACATGTAACCATTACCGAAAGAGAAGATCGTCATGGTTATATTCAAAGCCGCGACTTTGGGGGCACGAAAAAATGGCGCACATGCTTTACTGCGGACGCGACCGGACACACCATGCTCTATGCGGTGGCCAATGAAGCCCTGCGTTACAATGTGGACATTCAAGATCGTAAGGAAATTTTGACCCTCATCCACCATGAGGGCGTGTGTTATGGCGCAGTGGTGCGTGATCTCATCACCGGAGAGCTAAGTGCCTATGTGTCGAAGGGCACACTACTAGCCACTGGGGGTTATGGGCGAGTGTATAAACACACCACTAATGCGGTGATTTGTGATGGCGTGGGGATTGCCTGTGCGCTAGAAACAGGGGTAGCTAAACTAGGCAACATGGAAGCGGTGCAATTCCACCCCACCGCGCTTGTGCCTAGCGGGATTTTGATGACAGAGGGCTGTCGGGGCGATGGAGGCGTGTTGCGTGATAAAGATGGTTACCGCTTCATGCCCGATTATGAGCCTGAGAAAAAAGAGCTAGCCAGTCGGGATGTGGTGAGTCGGCGCATTTTAGAGCATATCAAGAGTGGTAAAGGCGTGCCCTCTCCTTATGGCGAGCATGTGTGGTTGGATATTTCCATTTTGGGGCGTGCCCATGTAGAAAAAAACCTACGCGATGTCCAAGACATCGCTAAAACCTTTGCAGGCATCGATCCGGCTGATGAAGGTTCTAAGGGCTGGGTGCCCATTAAGCCCATGCAACACTATTCTATGGGTGGTTTGCGCACCAATTACAAGGGTGAGAGCTATTTAAAAGGGCTCTTTTGCGCGGGCGAGGCGGCTTGTTGGGACTTACACGGCTTCAACCGCTTGGGAGGCAACTCGGTAAGTGAGGCAGTGGTCGCTGGGATGATTATTGGGGATTACTTCGCCCAACACTGCGCACAAGCCAACATTGAAATTAGCACCCAAATTGCCCAAAACTTCATCAAAAAGACAGAGGATCATTTGCAAGGTCTCTTGCATAATGAGGGCAAGGAAGATGTCTATGTGATTCGAGAGCGCATGCGTGAGATTATGGATGAAAAAGTGGGAGTTTTTAGAGATGGAGCAGGGCTAGAAGAGGCCGTGCATGAACTCGAAGAGCTCTACAAACGCTCTCTACATATCCATGTGAAAAATAAGAAAACACATAATAACCCCGAGCTTGAAGACGCGTATCGCACACAAAAAATGCTCAAACTCGCCCTTTGTATTTCTAAGGGCGCGCTGGATCGCACAGAGAGTCGTGGGGCGCATACGCGTATGGATTTCCCCAAAAGAGATGATGCGCAGTGGTTAAAACGCACACTCGCCTCTTGGAGCAACCCAGAGCAAACTTTGCCCACCTTAGAATATGAGGATTTGGACATCATGGCAATGGAAATTAGTCCTGACTTTAGGGGTTATGGGGCTAAGGGTAATTTTATTCCCCATCCCCTCAAAGAACAGCGCGATGCACAAATCGCCAAAATCACAGAGGAGATTAAGGCGCGTGGTGGAGACCGCTACGACCTACAAGAGGCCTTGATGCCTTTTGATTTGCAACCCAAGTATAAAGCCCGCAATATTAGACTAGGAGATAAGCAATGA
- a CDS encoding fumarate reductase iron-sulfur subunit produces MSRTITIRALKFDPQSAVSKPHFKEYQLQEIPSMTLFIALGIIRETLDPDLSFDFVCRAGICGSCAMMVNGRPRLACKTLTSSFSEGVITLMPMPSFPLIKDLSVNTGEWFFQMTKRVESWAHHRKEVDITQPEERIDPDEAQEVFELDRCIECGCCIAACGTKLMRENFLGAAGLNRAMRFLIDSHDERTDEDFYELVGDDDGIFGCMSLIGCHDTCPKEIPLKDSLADLRNRMVKVGKSR; encoded by the coding sequence ATGAGCCGCACCATCACCATTAGAGCCCTGAAGTTTGACCCTCAAAGCGCGGTGTCTAAGCCTCATTTTAAAGAATATCAACTCCAAGAAATCCCCTCTATGACGCTTTTTATCGCGCTGGGGATTATCCGCGAAACTTTGGATCCGGATTTGAGCTTTGACTTTGTCTGCCGTGCAGGGATTTGTGGGAGCTGTGCGATGATGGTCAATGGCCGCCCGCGTTTGGCGTGTAAAACTCTTACTTCTAGCTTTAGCGAGGGTGTGATCACACTCATGCCCATGCCCTCCTTCCCTCTCATTAAAGACTTGAGCGTGAACACGGGCGAGTGGTTTTTTCAGATGACTAAGAGGGTAGAGAGTTGGGCGCACCACCGCAAGGAAGTAGACATCACTCAGCCTGAAGAGCGCATCGATCCCGATGAGGCTCAAGAGGTGTTTGAGTTGGATCGTTGTATTGAATGTGGGTGTTGCATTGCTGCCTGCGGGACTAAATTAATGCGCGAAAACTTCTTGGGTGCTGCTGGGCTCAATCGTGCCATGCGCTTTCTCATCGACTCCCATGACGAACGCACCGATGAGGATTTTTACGAATTGGTGGGTGATGATGATGGGATTTTTGGGTGCATGAGCCTGATTGGTTGCCATGACACCTGTCCTAAAGAAATCCCTCTCAAGGATAGCTTGGCTGATTTGCGTAATCGCATGGTGAAGGTTGGCAAGAGTCGTTAA